One window from the genome of Pseudomonadota bacterium encodes:
- a CDS encoding fused MFS/spermidine synthase, translating to MASKAQSGNRKNKGAAANLAAGQASEKAKSCCHSHSLTLLVFAVSLFLSASLMFAVQPMVGKMLLPLAGGTPASWIVAMAFFQIALLMGYMLAWMMSRFHIRTHTLLLVGLLGLGFIFLPVRIADYASILETGGIAPGTIFTVLLFAIGLPFTALSTVSSTLQRLFTATSHKDAQDPYFLYAASNAGSLIGLLSYPLMVEPLFALQDQSAYWQILYGGLIIMCLVCLSFTNRKEEKTAEKKVQAAAKADDEEITWHQRTTWLMLAFFPSSLLMGTTMHITMDVVSAPLLWVLPLGIYLITHIMAFSRKKIIARETLYSSHAIAVCAIVLLSVKFPELQLITASWNGVIVSLVSFFLIALGLHTYLAENRPHSKHLTQFYFFLALGGALGGSFNAFLSPVIFNDILEYPLVAIASCAMNPYFRTKVANSDMAFFTGGLVLMFLYVAGLHFDFFNFSLASQEGGSLFQVYFLVMAFTLMVNVHAKLGLYVSAVLFFVMLNITATGQSILTLERNFFGVMQVADIMTPVNGPDEEPKPVRFFMHGTTLHGLQKLDVDLKTSPITSYYGPLMTAIDAYKPAHVGLIGLGAGTIRCYHAPERHYTIYEIDPAVVDIANKYFDYLKDCGDEKDVIVVGDGRLEMEKRQDDKYDMIILDAFSSDSIPVHLITEEAFALYKNRLTENGVIALHISNRYLDLKYAIAATAAKTGMTATFIHQMQVTDPLQVFSIWVILTPPHVDLTPLMNDGWLIMPPEDFKTAPWTDEHSNILSVLSRYNLF from the coding sequence ATGGCATCAAAAGCGCAAAGCGGCAACCGTAAAAACAAAGGCGCTGCGGCAAATTTAGCGGCAGGTCAGGCCTCCGAAAAAGCAAAATCCTGTTGTCATTCCCACAGTCTGACACTGCTTGTTTTCGCGGTTTCACTGTTTTTATCCGCCTCGCTGATGTTCGCCGTGCAGCCGATGGTCGGCAAGATGCTGCTGCCGCTGGCAGGCGGCACGCCCGCCAGCTGGATTGTCGCCATGGCGTTTTTCCAGATCGCCCTGCTAATGGGCTATATGCTGGCCTGGATGATGTCGCGCTTTCACATCCGCACCCATACGCTGCTGCTGGTCGGGTTGCTCGGGCTTGGTTTTATTTTCCTACCCGTACGCATCGCCGATTATGCCTCCATTCTTGAAACCGGCGGTATTGCCCCCGGCACAATTTTCACCGTTTTGCTCTTTGCTATCGGTTTGCCTTTTACCGCCTTATCCACCGTATCATCGACCCTGCAACGGCTCTTTACCGCGACCAGCCATAAAGACGCGCAGGATCCCTATTTCCTTTACGCCGCCAGCAATGCCGGCAGTCTGATCGGGCTGTTATCCTATCCTTTGATGGTCGAACCGCTTTTTGCCCTGCAGGATCAGAGTGCCTATTGGCAGATTCTCTATGGCGGGTTGATTATTATGTGTTTGGTCTGTCTAAGCTTTACCAACCGCAAAGAAGAAAAAACGGCCGAGAAAAAAGTTCAGGCCGCAGCAAAAGCCGATGATGAGGAGATCACATGGCATCAGCGCACCACATGGCTGATGCTGGCCTTTTTCCCCTCCAGCCTGTTGATGGGCACGACCATGCATATCACCATGGATGTGGTCTCCGCGCCGCTGCTATGGGTGCTGCCGCTGGGTATTTATCTCATCACCCATATTATGGCTTTTTCCCGCAAAAAAATTATAGCGCGCGAAACACTCTACAGCTCACATGCGATTGCCGTCTGCGCGATTGTGCTGCTTTCCGTCAAATTCCCGGAACTGCAATTGATTACCGCGTCATGGAACGGGGTTATTGTCAGCCTCGTCTCCTTCTTCCTGATTGCGCTGGGTCTGCACACTTATCTGGCGGAAAACCGTCCGCATAGCAAACATCTGACGCAGTTCTATTTCTTCCTTGCCCTCGGCGGCGCATTGGGCGGCAGCTTTAACGCCTTTCTGTCACCGGTCATCTTCAACGACATTCTGGAATATCCGCTGGTTGCCATTGCCTCCTGTGCGATGAACCCTTATTTCAGAACAAAAGTCGCCAATTCGGACATGGCTTTCTTTACCGGCGGTCTGGTGCTGATGTTCCTGTATGTTGCCGGACTGCATTTCGACTTTTTCAACTTTTCGCTGGCCTCACAGGAAGGCGGTTCACTGTTTCAGGTTTACTTCCTTGTCATGGCCTTTACCCTGATGGTCAATGTTCATGCCAAGCTGGGACTGTATGTTTCCGCCGTGTTGTTCTTTGTTATGCTGAATATCACCGCAACAGGGCAGAGTATTCTGACTTTGGAGCGTAATTTTTTCGGCGTCATGCAGGTTGCCGACATTATGACCCCTGTGAACGGCCCGGATGAAGAACCGAAACCCGTCCGCTTTTTCATGCATGGCACCACCCTGCACGGCCTGCAAAAGCTGGATGTTGATCTAAAGACATCGCCGATTACCTCCTATTACGGGCCGCTGATGACGGCGATTGATGCCTATAAACCCGCACATGTCGGGCTGATCGGCCTTGGTGCCGGCACAATTCGCTGTTATCACGCACCGGAGAGGCATTACACCATCTATGAGATTGATCCCGCCGTTGTCGATATCGCCAATAAATATTTCGATTACCTGAAAGATTGCGGCGATGAAAAAGATGTCATCGTCGTCGGCGATGGCCGTCTGGAAATGGAAAAACGCCAAGATGACAAATATGACATGATAATTTTGGATGCGTTTTCATCCGACAGCATTCCCGTCCATCTGATTACGGAAGAAGCCTTTGCGCTGTATAAAAACCGCCTGACGGAAAACGGCGTCATCGCCCTGCATATTTCCAACCGCTATCTGGACTTGAAATATGCCATCGCCGCCACCGCCGCAAAAACAGGCATGACCGCCACATTCATCCATCAGATGCAGGTGACCGACCCGCTACAGGTCTTCAGCATCTGGGTCATTCTGACACCGCCGCATGTCGATCTGACGCCGCTGATGAATGACGGCTGGCTGATTATGCCGCCGGAAGATTTCAAAACCGCCCCCTGGACGGATGAGCATTCGAATATTCTCTCGGTTCTTAGTCGGTATAATTTGTTTTAA